A genome region from Nicotiana tabacum cultivar K326 chromosome 13, ASM71507v2, whole genome shotgun sequence includes the following:
- the LOC107774134 gene encoding homeobox-leucine zipper protein HDG1-like has translation MYSVELIHSELVQKPKMESHSDMSEKGESSNNVVMGRPKEEDESESRRSNGDNLNGVASEDEQDSALSNSSKTRKYSRHTVNQILELETAFKLNPHPNEKVRLELGKKLSMDSKQVKFWFQNRRTQMKSQLERHENGILKQENDRLRIEHIAMQEAMKNPICNRCRNQAIIADINVEEHQTKIEYERLKEEVKRISVLADKLLGPLSSLEGSMASVIANPAFGLPEGINGFGGINYANAASPMGLNFDNGLSSPPPVISTSLANVDVSFDKSMLMDLALAAMNELLGLAEIGEPLWVRSLDGGGETLNLEEYARSFTPCTGMKPGHFTTEATRATGTVIVNSLTLVETLMDMSRWVEMFSCIVGKTSVVDVIPGSTCGSWSSNLQLIQTEFQIISDLVPARELKFLRFCKQHAEGVWAVVDVSVDTIQESSQAREIGNCRRLPSGCIVQDMPNGYSKVTWIEHMEYYENVVHHLYRPLVRNGLGFGAQRWMATLQRQSEFLAMLMSSVDTPVVCSSGQTSMAMLAQRMTCNFCAGVCATIHKWESIQQANGEDAKLMMRKNIGDPGEPIGVMLSATKTIWLPVKQQRLLDFLLNEQTRSQWDILFNSGPMQQMVHIAKGQNIDNSISLFRANGNAISDSENNMLILQDTCTDATGSLIVYATIDAADMDVVMNGGDSSSVAFLPSGIAIVPDCFQDYSGANNCNVGTSWEKDNGFSGTGSLVTIGFQVLVNSSPAAKLSMESVQKVNNLISHTIHGIKAAFKSK, from the exons ATGTATTCAGTTGAATTGATACATTCTGAATTGGTGCAGAAACCAAAGATGGAAAGTCACAGTGACATGAGTGAGAAAGGTGAAAGTTCGAATAATGTTGTAATGGGGAGGCCTAAAGAGGAGGATGAAAGTGAGAGCCGCAGGTCCAATGGTGACAACTTAAATGGCGTTGCATCTGAAGATGAACAGGACTCTGCTCTCAGTAATTCATCAAAGACAAGGAAATACAGTAGGCATACTGTCAACCAAATTCTAGAGCTCGAAAC TGCTTTCAAGCTGAATCCACATCCTAACGAAAAAGTAAGGCTAGAACTTGGAAAGAAACTGTCTATGGACAGCAAGCAGGTGAAGTTTTGGTTCCAGAATAGAAGAACCCAAATGAAG TCACAATTGGAACGCCATGAAAATGGAATTCTGAAACAAGAAAATGATAGGCTCCGCATAGAGCATATTGCAATGCAGGAAGCCATGAAAAATCCAATTTGCAATCGTTGTCGTAATCAGGCTATTATTGCTGACATCAATGTTGAGGAGCATCAAACAAAGATTGAGTATGAACGGCTGAAAGAGGAAGTCAAGAGGATCAGTGTCCTGGCCGACAAACTTTTGGGGCCTTTATCATCCTTGGAAGGATCAATGGCTTCCGTTATAGCAAATCCTGCATTTGGACTTCCTGAGGGAATAAATGGCTTCGGTGGTATAAATTATGCCAACGCTGCATCACCAATGGGGCTTAATTTCGACAATGGTCTGTCAAGTCCTCCACCAGTAATATCCACAAGCTTGGCTAATGTAGATGTATCATTTGATAAGTCAATGCTGATGGATCTTGCTTTGGCTGCGATGAACGAGCTTCTTGGGCTGGCTGAGATTGGTGAACCGCTTTGGGTCAGAAGCTTGGATGGAGGTGGAGAAACATTGAATCTTGAGGAGTATGCTAGATCATTTACACCGTGTACGGGCATGAAACCTGGACATTTCACAACAGAAGCAACTCGCGCGACTGGTACAGTGATTGTCAACAGCCTAACTCTGGTGGAGACCTTAATGGATATG AGTCGATGGGTGGAGATGTTCTCCTGCATTGTTGGGAAAACCTCTGTTGTCGATGTGATTCCAGGTAGCACATGTGGAAGCTGGAGCAGTAATCTGCAATTG ATTCAAACTGAATTCCAAATTATTTCTGATCTGGTTCCTGCTCGTGAATTGAAATTTCTCCGCTTCTGCAAGCAACACGCTGAAGGTGTCTGGGCTGTTGTGGATGTGTCTGTTGACACAATCCAAGAAAGTTCACAAGCTCGTGAAATTGGGAATTGCAGGAGGCTCCCTTCTGGTTGTATTGTGCAAGATATGCCTAATGGTTACTCTAAG GTTACTTGGATCGAGCACATGGAATATTATGAAAATGTAGTCCACCATTTGTACCGCCCTCTGGTCAGGAATGGCCTGGGGTTTGGCGCACAAAGGTGGATGGCCACTCTGCAAAGGCAGTCTGAGTTCTTGGCGATGCTGATGTCTTCTGTTGACACTCCAG TTGTTTGTTCAAGTGGTCAGACAAGTATGGCAATGCTGGCTCAACGCATGACATGCAACTTTTGTGCTGGGGTTTGTGCAACCATTCACAAGTGGGAATCAATCCAACAAGCAAATGGAGAAGATGCAAaattgatgatgaggaagaacATTGGTGACCCTGGTGAGCCTATTGGTGTGATGTTGAGTGCTACAAAGACCATCTGGTTGCCGGTGAAACAACAACGTTTGTTAGACTTCCTGTTGAATGAACAAACAAGGAGTCAATGGGATATTTTGTTCAATAGTGGTCCTATGCAACAGATGGTCCATATTGCCAAGGGTCAAAATATTGATAATAGCATCTCTCTTTTCCGTGCTAAT GGGAATGCAATCAGTGACAGTGAAAACAACATGCTGATTTTGCAAGATACTTGCACGGACGCAACAGGATCCCTTATAGTATATGCAACAATTGATGCTGCAGATATGGATGTGGTGATGAATGGAGGAGATTCTTCTTCAGTGGCTTTCCTACCATCTGGAATTGCTATAGTTCCCGACTGTTTTCAAGATTATTCCGGGGCCAATAACTGCAATGTTGGAACTTCTTGGGAGAAAGATAATGGCTTTAGCGGTACTGGATCTCTAGTGACTATCGGGTTCCAAGTATTGGTGAATAGCTCGCCTGCTGCAAAGCTATCTATGGAGTCAGTCCAAAAAGTAAATAATCTCATCTCTCATACAATTCATGGTATCAAAGCTGCTTTCAAGAGCAAGTGA